In a single window of the Cydia pomonella isolate Wapato2018A chromosome 2, ilCydPomo1, whole genome shotgun sequence genome:
- the LOC133532520 gene encoding odorant receptor Or2-like isoform X2 has protein sequence MVSVQKIISLAKRLEDPKHPLLGPNLKGLYVYGLWQSGSKFRNTCYNVIHFCAFLFVISQLIELWIIRHDYLEALHNLSLTALGMVCIFKAVSYVMWQSDWKKLVEGISAEEISQSDSLNDACIELKQKYTNYVRIVTYLYWNVVVSTNITMVSAPFLKYATSSEYREQISNGTEPLPQIFSSWFPFDKTTMPGYSLAIFIHILINIHGGGVIALYDSNAVAVMVFIRGQLGMLREKCKHIFDEYELVNQEIILGRIKECHRHHNFIMRHSSLFNSLLSPVMFLYVLVCSGMICCSVIQFTSEEATAAQKVWVLQYTTALVSQLFLYCWHSNEVVVECQHVDGGVYDSEWWKGDTHVRKQLAMLGGKLTHNIVFSAGPFTTLCVPTFIDVIKGSYSFFTLLTQMQE, from the exons ATGGTGTCTGTCcagaaaataatttcattagCTAAAAGACTCGAGGATCCGAAACACCCTTTATTAGGTCCAAATTTGAAAGGCCTTTATGTTTACGGCCTGTGGCAAAGTGGAAGCAAATTTCGCAATACATGTTATAATGTCATACACTTTTGCgcttttttgtttgtaattagTCAACTAATAGAACTTTGGATCATAAGGCATGATTATTTGGAAGCATTACATAACCTTTCATTGACCGCATTGGGAATGGTTTGCATTTTTAAAGCCGTGTCTTACGTTATGTGGCAATCGGATTGGAAAAAATTGGTAGAAGGTATTTCAGCCGAAGAAATCTCGCAATCCGATAGCTTGAATGATGCATGTATAGAATTGAAGCAAAAGTATACAAATTATGTAAGAATTGTGACGTATTTGTATTGGAATGTTGTTGTTTCTACTAACATAACTATGGTTTCGGCGCCGTTTCTAAAATATGCTACAAGTTCAGAATACCGTGAACAGATAAGTAATGGGACGGAGCCATTGCCACAAATTTTCAGCTCGTGGTTTCCATTTGATAAAACAACAATGCCCGGCTATTCTCTAGCAATCTTCATTCACATACTAATTAATATCCATGGAGGGGGAGTCATTGCGCTTTATGATTCAAATGCAGTGGCTGTTATGGTATTCATCAGAGGCCAACTGGGAATGTTAAGGGAAAAATGCAAACACATTTTTGATGAATATGAATTAGTTAATCAAGAAATAATATTGGGCAGGATTAAAGAATGTCACAGgcatcataattttatcatGAG GCATAGCTCGTTGTTCAACTCTTTGTTATCACCGGTTATGTTCCTGTATGTTCTTGTTTGCTCCGGCATGATTTGCTGCAGCGTCATCCAGTTTACTTCG GAAGAAGCGACGGCAGCACAAAAAGTCTGGGTGCTCCAATACACTACGGCTCTCGTGTCCCAGCTCTTCTTGTACTGCTGGCATAGCAATGAAGTGGTTGTGGAG TGTCAACATGTGGATGGCGGCGTGTATGATAGCGAGTGGTGGAAAGGAGATACACACGTACGCAAGCAGCTGGCAATGCTTGGCGGGAAACTCACGCACAATATCGTTTTTAGCGCCGGGCCCTTTACCACACTCTGCGTACCTACCTTCATTGAT gtaatTAAGGGCTCTTACAGTTTTTTCACGCTTCTTACGCAAATGCAAGAATAA
- the LOC133532520 gene encoding odorant receptor Or2-like isoform X3 produces MLNKYVARLEDPNHPLLGPTLWGLQRWGMWQPNSGPRRIIYNLIHVAAILFVVTQYVELWFIKADLELALRNLSVTMLSSICIVKASTFVVWQTYWQDVVQFVSTLERSQLEKKDKTTCTIIERYTKYSRNVTCFYWGLVVATGLMVIFAPLGVFLSSSELRELMLNGTIPFPEMLEILVANSKKLFSEDGKLVSYSEAMERIKQCHKHHLSLIKYSKILNSLLSPVMFLYVVICSLMICASATLLTKEGTTTMQRMWVAEYLAALIAQLFLYCWHSNEVYFMSESVDRGIYESEWWQCGVGLRRCVVLLGGQLRKTIIFEAGPFTNLTVATFVAILKGSYSYYTLLSNNEG; encoded by the exons atgttaaataaatatgtggCCAGATTGGAAGACCCAAATCATCCGTTGCTCGGGCCCACGCTCTGGGGTCTTCAGAGATGGGGCATGTGGCAACCAAACAGTGGCCCGAGACGTATCATTTACAATTTGATTCATGTTGCTGCTATACTATTTGTAGTCACCCAATACGTCGAACTTTGGTTTATCAAGGCAGACCTGGAATTAGCCTTGAGGAATCTCTCTGTCACAATGCTCAGCTCGATTTGCATCGTGAAAGCAAGCACATTTGTTGTTTGGCAGACATATTGGCAAGATGTTGTTCAGTTTGTATCAACATTGGAAAGAAGCCAATTAGAGAAAAAAGACAAGACGACTTGCACAATTATTGAACGTTATACGAAGTACTCCAGAAACGTAACTTGTTTTTATTGGGGTCTCGTTGTAGCTACGGGGTTAATGGTGATATTTGCGCCTTTAGGAGTTTTTTTGTCATCTTCGGAGCTTCGCGAACTAATGTTGAATGGAACTATTCCTTTCCCGGAAATG CTTGAGATCTTGGTAGCAAATAGTAAGAAATTGTTCAGTGAAGACGGTAAACTTGTCAGTTATTCAGAAGCGATGGAAAGAATAAAACAATGTCACAAGCATCATCTGTCATTGATTAA GTACTCAAAAATCTTGAATTCCCTGCTATCGCCTGTGATGTTTTTATACGTCGTCATTTGTTCACTTATGATTTGCGCCAGTGCTACTCTCTTGacaaaa GAGGGGACGACAACTATGCAGCGAATGTGGGTAGCAGAATACCTGGCAGCACTCATCGCGCAACTATTTTTATATTGCTGGCATAGCAACGAAGTGTATTTTATG AGCGAAAGCGTAGATAGAGGAATATATGAGAGCGAATGGTGGCAATGTGGGGTCGGCTTGCGTCGCTGCGTTGTGCTGCTGGGCGGGCAGCTGCGGAAAACCATCATATTTGAAGCTGGACCTTTCACAAATCTCACTGTTGCTACTTTTGTTGCG ATTCTCAAAGGATCATACAGTTACTACACATTGTTGAGCAACAATGAAGGTTAG
- the LOC133532520 gene encoding odorant receptor 22c-like isoform X5 produces the protein MFLYVLVCSGMICCSVIQFTSEEATAAQKVWVLQYTTALVSQLFLYCWHSNEVVVECQHVDGGVYDSEWWKGDTHVRKQLAMLGGKLTHNIVFSAGPFTTLCVPTFIDIVEHSAICFYGSGIVASYDVNTVALMSFFCGQLEILVANSKKLFSEDGKLVSYSEAMERIKQCHKHHLSLIKYSKILNSLLSPVMFLYVVICSLMICASATLLTKEGTTTMQRMWVAEYLAALIAQLFLYCWHSNEVYFMSESVDRGIYESEWWQCGVGLRRCVVLLGGQLRKTIIFEAGPFTNLTVATFVAILKGSYSYYTLLSNNEG, from the exons ATGTTCCTGTATGTTCTTGTTTGCTCCGGCATGATTTGCTGCAGCGTCATCCAGTTTACTTCG GAAGAAGCGACGGCAGCACAAAAAGTCTGGGTGCTCCAATACACTACGGCTCTCGTGTCCCAGCTCTTCTTGTACTGCTGGCATAGCAATGAAGTGGTTGTGGAG TGTCAACATGTGGATGGCGGCGTGTATGATAGCGAGTGGTGGAAAGGAGATACACACGTACGCAAGCAGCTGGCAATGCTTGGCGGGAAACTCACGCACAATATCGTTTTTAGCGCCGGGCCCTTTACCACACTCTGCGTACCTACCTTCATTGAT ATAGTGGAACATTCTGCCATTTGTTTCTATGGAAGTGGGATCGTTGCGAGTTACGATGTTAACACGGTGGCTCTAATGTCATTTTTCTGTGGACAGCTTGAGATCTTGGTAGCAAATAGTAAGAAATTGTTCAGTGAAGACGGTAAACTTGTCAGTTATTCAGAAGCGATGGAAAGAATAAAACAATGTCACAAGCATCATCTGTCATTGATTAA GTACTCAAAAATCTTGAATTCCCTGCTATCGCCTGTGATGTTTTTATACGTCGTCATTTGTTCACTTATGATTTGCGCCAGTGCTACTCTCTTGacaaaa GAGGGGACGACAACTATGCAGCGAATGTGGGTAGCAGAATACCTGGCAGCACTCATCGCGCAACTATTTTTATATTGCTGGCATAGCAACGAAGTGTATTTTATG AGCGAAAGCGTAGATAGAGGAATATATGAGAGCGAATGGTGGCAATGTGGGGTCGGCTTGCGTCGCTGCGTTGTGCTGCTGGGCGGGCAGCTGCGGAAAACCATCATATTTGAAGCTGGACCTTTCACAAATCTCACTGTTGCTACTTTTGTTGCG ATTCTCAAAGGATCATACAGTTACTACACATTGTTGAGCAACAATGAAGGTTAG
- the LOC133532520 gene encoding odorant receptor 22c-like isoform X4 → MHSSLFNSLLSPVMFLYVLVCSGMICCSVIQFTSEEATAAQKVWVLQYTTALVSQLFLYCWHSNEVVVECQHVDGGVYDSEWWKGDTHVRKQLAMLGGKLTHNIVFSAGPFTTLCVPTFIDIVEHSAICFYGSGIVASYDVNTVALMSFFCGQLEILVANSKKLFSEDGKLVSYSEAMERIKQCHKHHLSLIKYSKILNSLLSPVMFLYVVICSLMICASATLLTKEGTTTMQRMWVAEYLAALIAQLFLYCWHSNEVYFMSESVDRGIYESEWWQCGVGLRRCVVLLGGQLRKTIIFEAGPFTNLTVATFVAILKGSYSYYTLLSNNEG, encoded by the exons AT GCATAGCTCGTTGTTCAACTCTTTGTTATCACCGGTTATGTTCCTGTATGTTCTTGTTTGCTCCGGCATGATTTGCTGCAGCGTCATCCAGTTTACTTCG GAAGAAGCGACGGCAGCACAAAAAGTCTGGGTGCTCCAATACACTACGGCTCTCGTGTCCCAGCTCTTCTTGTACTGCTGGCATAGCAATGAAGTGGTTGTGGAG TGTCAACATGTGGATGGCGGCGTGTATGATAGCGAGTGGTGGAAAGGAGATACACACGTACGCAAGCAGCTGGCAATGCTTGGCGGGAAACTCACGCACAATATCGTTTTTAGCGCCGGGCCCTTTACCACACTCTGCGTACCTACCTTCATTGAT ATAGTGGAACATTCTGCCATTTGTTTCTATGGAAGTGGGATCGTTGCGAGTTACGATGTTAACACGGTGGCTCTAATGTCATTTTTCTGTGGACAGCTTGAGATCTTGGTAGCAAATAGTAAGAAATTGTTCAGTGAAGACGGTAAACTTGTCAGTTATTCAGAAGCGATGGAAAGAATAAAACAATGTCACAAGCATCATCTGTCATTGATTAA GTACTCAAAAATCTTGAATTCCCTGCTATCGCCTGTGATGTTTTTATACGTCGTCATTTGTTCACTTATGATTTGCGCCAGTGCTACTCTCTTGacaaaa GAGGGGACGACAACTATGCAGCGAATGTGGGTAGCAGAATACCTGGCAGCACTCATCGCGCAACTATTTTTATATTGCTGGCATAGCAACGAAGTGTATTTTATG AGCGAAAGCGTAGATAGAGGAATATATGAGAGCGAATGGTGGCAATGTGGGGTCGGCTTGCGTCGCTGCGTTGTGCTGCTGGGCGGGCAGCTGCGGAAAACCATCATATTTGAAGCTGGACCTTTCACAAATCTCACTGTTGCTACTTTTGTTGCG ATTCTCAAAGGATCATACAGTTACTACACATTGTTGAGCAACAATGAAGGTTAG
- the LOC133532520 gene encoding odorant receptor Or2-like isoform X1, with product MVSVQKIISLAKRLEDPKHPLLGPNLKGLYVYGLWQSGSKFRNTCYNVIHFCAFLFVISQLIELWIIRHDYLEALHNLSLTALGMVCIFKAVSYVMWQSDWKKLVEGISAEEISQSDSLNDACIELKQKYTNYVRIVTYLYWNVVVSTNITMVSAPFLKYATSSEYREQISNGTEPLPQIFSSWFPFDKTTMPGYSLAIFIHILINIHGGGVIALYDSNAVAVMVFIRGQLGMLREKCKHIFDEYELVNQEIILGRIKECHRHHNFIMRHSSLFNSLLSPVMFLYVLVCSGMICCSVIQFTSEEATAAQKVWVLQYTTALVSQLFLYCWHSNEVVVECQHVDGGVYDSEWWKGDTHVRKQLAMLGGKLTHNIVFSAGPFTTLCVPTFIDIVEHSAICFYGSGIVASYDVNTVALMSFFCGQLEILVANSKKLFSEDGKLVSYSEAMERIKQCHKHHLSLIKYSKILNSLLSPVMFLYVVICSLMICASATLLTKEGTTTMQRMWVAEYLAALIAQLFLYCWHSNEVYFMSESVDRGIYESEWWQCGVGLRRCVVLLGGQLRKTIIFEAGPFTNLTVATFVAILKGSYSYYTLLSNNEG from the exons ATGGTGTCTGTCcagaaaataatttcattagCTAAAAGACTCGAGGATCCGAAACACCCTTTATTAGGTCCAAATTTGAAAGGCCTTTATGTTTACGGCCTGTGGCAAAGTGGAAGCAAATTTCGCAATACATGTTATAATGTCATACACTTTTGCgcttttttgtttgtaattagTCAACTAATAGAACTTTGGATCATAAGGCATGATTATTTGGAAGCATTACATAACCTTTCATTGACCGCATTGGGAATGGTTTGCATTTTTAAAGCCGTGTCTTACGTTATGTGGCAATCGGATTGGAAAAAATTGGTAGAAGGTATTTCAGCCGAAGAAATCTCGCAATCCGATAGCTTGAATGATGCATGTATAGAATTGAAGCAAAAGTATACAAATTATGTAAGAATTGTGACGTATTTGTATTGGAATGTTGTTGTTTCTACTAACATAACTATGGTTTCGGCGCCGTTTCTAAAATATGCTACAAGTTCAGAATACCGTGAACAGATAAGTAATGGGACGGAGCCATTGCCACAAATTTTCAGCTCGTGGTTTCCATTTGATAAAACAACAATGCCCGGCTATTCTCTAGCAATCTTCATTCACATACTAATTAATATCCATGGAGGGGGAGTCATTGCGCTTTATGATTCAAATGCAGTGGCTGTTATGGTATTCATCAGAGGCCAACTGGGAATGTTAAGGGAAAAATGCAAACACATTTTTGATGAATATGAATTAGTTAATCAAGAAATAATATTGGGCAGGATTAAAGAATGTCACAGgcatcataattttatcatGAG GCATAGCTCGTTGTTCAACTCTTTGTTATCACCGGTTATGTTCCTGTATGTTCTTGTTTGCTCCGGCATGATTTGCTGCAGCGTCATCCAGTTTACTTCG GAAGAAGCGACGGCAGCACAAAAAGTCTGGGTGCTCCAATACACTACGGCTCTCGTGTCCCAGCTCTTCTTGTACTGCTGGCATAGCAATGAAGTGGTTGTGGAG TGTCAACATGTGGATGGCGGCGTGTATGATAGCGAGTGGTGGAAAGGAGATACACACGTACGCAAGCAGCTGGCAATGCTTGGCGGGAAACTCACGCACAATATCGTTTTTAGCGCCGGGCCCTTTACCACACTCTGCGTACCTACCTTCATTGAT ATAGTGGAACATTCTGCCATTTGTTTCTATGGAAGTGGGATCGTTGCGAGTTACGATGTTAACACGGTGGCTCTAATGTCATTTTTCTGTGGACAGCTTGAGATCTTGGTAGCAAATAGTAAGAAATTGTTCAGTGAAGACGGTAAACTTGTCAGTTATTCAGAAGCGATGGAAAGAATAAAACAATGTCACAAGCATCATCTGTCATTGATTAA GTACTCAAAAATCTTGAATTCCCTGCTATCGCCTGTGATGTTTTTATACGTCGTCATTTGTTCACTTATGATTTGCGCCAGTGCTACTCTCTTGacaaaa GAGGGGACGACAACTATGCAGCGAATGTGGGTAGCAGAATACCTGGCAGCACTCATCGCGCAACTATTTTTATATTGCTGGCATAGCAACGAAGTGTATTTTATG AGCGAAAGCGTAGATAGAGGAATATATGAGAGCGAATGGTGGCAATGTGGGGTCGGCTTGCGTCGCTGCGTTGTGCTGCTGGGCGGGCAGCTGCGGAAAACCATCATATTTGAAGCTGGACCTTTCACAAATCTCACTGTTGCTACTTTTGTTGCG ATTCTCAAAGGATCATACAGTTACTACACATTGTTGAGCAACAATGAAGGTTAG